In Pirellula sp. SH-Sr6A, the DNA window GGTCACAGAGGTCGTCAGCCATGCGTGCGTCACGTCCCCGAAGAATGGGCCGCGGCTTCCCCACCTTCCCCGTCAGCGGGGCTGTTTGAATGAATTCCTTCTTCCGTGCCCACGAAATGGCACCGAGGATCAGGGCATCCGCTTATGCTTTGCTGGTTGGATTCCACGGCTCCCGTTCGGTGAGACACTGGTCAAAGTCGTTGAGCTTCAGCTCGAAGACCTTTTTTTACCGAACACAACGATGAAGCGGCGGGCTATGGCCTCGAACACGCCTGGAACGCAGCTTGTCCGGGTTGCCTTCAAATGTGCTCTGTACTGGTTAATCAGTTCGGAAATGAGATATCCATCAGTGCCAATCTCGTCGTCTTGGGCTACGAGCTTGCGAAACCTGTCTAGGGCAGCAAGATAGGTGTTCCCGTTTGGTGCGTCGTCCGGCCCGTTAGCAAGTATGTGCTGGCTGCCAGCGATGGAGCAGCGGTAGGCCTTTTTCGACCTACAGTATTGGACTTAGGGATTCGGACCAGGCTTCACGGTGGTATCCTAGAAGAACAAAAACAAACGGGGAAATCGCTTCCAAGCACAGCCATTTTACCCGACTGAACCGATAACTCGTGAAAGATTTCATGCGGCACGAATTGCAAAGCCCTGTGAAATAAGGAGATACAGACAAGATGGACTACATCGATCCCCACATCCACATGGTTTCGCGCACAACGGACGATTACGAGACGTTGGCGAGAATGGGGTGTGTTGCGATGAGCGAACCGGCGTTTTGGGCAGGGTTTGACCGCGGAAGCGTTGAAAGTTTTCGCGATTACTTCCGGCAATTGACGGAGTTCGAACCTCGAAGGGCCGCTCAATATGGGATCCGGCATTTCACTTGGCTTTGCATCAATGCCAAGGAGGCGGAGAACGTTTCGCTCTCTCGAGAAATCATCGCGATGATCCCTGAGTTTTTGGACAAACCCAATGTCCTCGGCATCGGGGAAATCGGTCTCAACAAAAACACGCGAAATGAATCGATCATCTTTCTGGAACATTTGGAACTGGCAATTCGGTACAACCAGCAAATCCTCATCCACACCCCTCACTTGGAAGACAAGTACCAAGGGACTCGAATGATCCTCGATATGCTCATGGGAGATTCTCGAATCGATCGCTCGCGCGTTTTGGTCGACCATGTCGAGGAGCACACCATCGAAGCGGTCCTGGAAAATGGCTTCTGGGCCGGTATGACTTTGTACCCAGTCAGCAAATGCACTCCGCAGCGGGCGGCTGACATGATTGAGAAGTACGGGCCAGAACGTTTGATGGCCAACTCCGCCGGCGATTGGGGGCCGAGCAAACCGACCGCCATTCCGGATCTCATCATGGAGCTTAAGAAGCGAGGCCATTCCCGCGAATTGATTCGCAGGGTGGTATATGAGAACCCGGTAACCTTCTTCTCGCAGAGCAAGCCAGGTTTGTTCCAAGACGTCTGAAACGGACCGCGAAGGGTTCATTGCAAAGAGGAAGCATGTCGGAATCGACGAATCAGCATCGACGCACGGCGGGTGAACAGGTCACCGTTGCGATTCTTACCGTAAGCGACACGCGGTCGTTAGAAACCGACGGGGGCGGGCAACTGATCGAAGACCTTTGCCACGCTCGCGGCTTTCCCGTTTGCAATCGACGCATCGTGAAGGATGAGCGAGATGCCATTCGGCAGGCGGTATTGGAATTGCTGGCCGAAAGGGATTGCGAAGCGGTCTTGATTACGGGCGGAACAGGTCTCGCAGCCCGAGACTGCACTGTCGATGCGGTCGAAGGGATCTATGACTCCGCCATCCCAGGATACGGGGAGCTCTTTCGAATGCTTTCCTATCAAGAGATCGGATCGGCATCCATGCTGAGTCGCGCAAGCGGCGGGCGGATCGGTACCAAGATCGTATTGACGATGCCTGGATCAACGGCCGGCGTCCGGCTGGCCATGGAGAAACTCATCCTCCCTGAACTCCCTCACTTGGTCATGCACGCCGGTAAATAAAAACATCTATTTGCACCGACGAGATCGCAATAGAAGAAGAAGAGGAAGAAGAAGTGGCGCGCCAAGGCGCAAAGATCGCAAAGGGAAAGACGGGGTGGGATTTGAAAACATAAGGAAGAATGACGGATTGGGATAAGAAATGAGATGGCAGTCCAAAATGAATTTTCTAGCAGCTTCACCTGACTCTCCTTCCCTCGTTTCGTCTTCACTTAGCGTCTTGGCGCCTTTGCGAGAAACTTGGAGCGTGAAGAAGTGGCGCGCCAAGGCGCCAAGATCGCAAAGGGAAAGACAGGGAGGGAATTGAAAACATAAGGAAGAATGACGGATTGGGATAAGAAATGAGCTGGCAGTCCAAAATGAATTTTCTAGCAGCTTCACCTGACTCTCCTTCCCTCGTTTCGTCTTCACTTAGCGTCTTGGCGCCTTTGCGAGAAACTTGGAGCGTGAAGAAGTGGCGCGCCAAGGCGCCAAGATCGCAAAGGGAAAGACAGGGAGGGAATTGAAAACATAAGGAAGAATGACGGATTGGGATAAGAAATGAGTTGGCAGTCCAAAATGAATTTTCTAGCAGCTTCACCTGACTCTCCTTCTCTCGTTTCGTCTTCACTTAGCGTCTTGGCGTCTTGGCGAGAAACTTGGAGCGTGAAGAAGTGGCGCGCCAAGGCGCCAAGATCGCAAAGGGAAAGACAGGGAGGGAATTGAAAACATAAGGAAGAATGACGGATTGGGATAAGAAATGAGATGGCAGTCCAAAATGAATTTTCTAGCAGCTTCACCTGACTCTCCTTCCCTCGTTTCGTCTTCACTTAGCGTCTTGGCGCCTTTGCGAGAAACTTGGATGCGTGAAGAAGTGGCGCGCCAAGGCGCAAAGATCGCAAAGCGAAAACCAGGGACGGACGTGAAAGGATAAGGGTGAATGACGGATTGCGATACGAGATACGATGGCGGTTCGAATCGAACTTTCTAGCAACTTTCCCCGGTTCTCCTTCCCCCCATCTCCTCTTCACTTAGCGCCTTGGCGCCGTTGCGAGAAACTCGGAAGCCTGAAGAAGTGGCGCGACGCTCGCAAAGATGGGTAGCGAGTGGACGCGAGGATGATGCATCCAATGACTGCAGGATGAGAGTTCTAAACGGCTTTGGTGATGGTGCCGAGATAGAATGGTTCTTGTGCCACCAATTCGGTGCCGTCGCTCAAGTAAAAGCGAACGCGAACGCACCAGGAGATTGTCAGGATCTTTCCTTCGTAGGAGAGAGGTGATTCCGGCAAGGGAACTTGAAGCCGTCGCGGATTGGACCACTCGATCGCTGCCAGCGAATTGCCACTAACACGTTGAAAGAAATGGACTCCCATGTCTTCGGAGCCTTTGCCTTCGGTAAGCCATATCACCGAGACTTCTACGGCAGCAATGGTCGATCGATCGATGTTGGAAACGGTGTACTCGAACTCGAGTACATCGTTAGGCATGTAAGTGGGTTGGAGTCCAAGCAATCGGATCATGACGGAAGATTCAACGTTTTGTCTAGCGCGTGCGGGTACACTACTACGGGGAAACTTCGGGAGTACGATGGCCATCGATTTGCCTCTCCTTCGACGATGATCTTCCAATGAACAGCGTTATGCAAGCTCTGAAACGAGTGCATCGCATCGTTAGGGATACTCAGCACGCCCTCCAGTTCTAGCGGACGCCCCCAATCAATTCTCGTACGACCTTGATCCAATACCACCTGCTCGCGCACGATGGATCGCTCGGTGCGAATGTCGGTTCCGAAATGATACGTGCTTTCCTCCTCGCAAACTAGTCGAACGGTTAGTTTCTTGATCACCAGCCTGCCGTACTGGACCAATAGAATCTTGTAAGTGCGACCGGGAACCAGCGGTAAGTCTTCGATCTCAACCGTAGTGGATCCAATCCCGAGCACTTGCACATAAGTCTTGAAGAACAGCTGGGTCGAACGAAGACCGATGTAGGCGCCAGGCAACAGGAGCAGTAGCAACATTATCGGAGTTCGTCCGCCAAGGAACCCTTGTACAGCGACGACAAAGAAGATAGCTAGCATGGCGTTCCAAGCCATAGCGAAGACCCCAACAGCGATGAACGCCATCAAGTCGTGCGACGGGCTTGGGAGTCGATAAGCCAGCTTCGCGCCCGGACTGTCTGTGAAAGGCTCGAGCGATGGGATCATCGGCGGAGGAGCCTTCTTGGTCTGTCGTGGGCGAGGCAGCAAACCGCTCTTCGCGATCGCTTCTCGGTGTTCGTCGCTCATGGCGACTTTCAAAACACGGACCCAGAAACCAACGGCACCCAAGACGACCAAAGCCGCCGAGACTCCGACGGATAGCCAGAATCCGTACCCGACCTTGAGCCAGCTGACAAAGGTACTAAGACTGAGAACGCCGACGAGGAAGCATGTGGCGAAGAATGTGGCCTCTCCCAGGGAGCCCATGATCCACCAGCCGGTCATCCGGCCCCCTTTTTTCTTTCCCCACAGTCTAAATCTCGGCTTCATACGTCGCAGTGTATTCGCTGGGCTGCCGTTGCCAAGCCGCACAACCGTTACCAACGACAAAGTTCCCCAATCAACCGCTTTCAGCCTGGAATTTCATCGTTAGAATCCCCGTCGGGTCGC includes these proteins:
- a CDS encoding molybdenum cofactor biosynthesis protein B, with protein sequence MSESTNQHRRTAGEQVTVAILTVSDTRSLETDGGGQLIEDLCHARGFPVCNRRIVKDERDAIRQAVLELLAERDCEAVLITGGTGLAARDCTVDAVEGIYDSAIPGYGELFRMLSYQEIGSASMLSRASGGRIGTKIVLTMPGSTAGVRLAMEKLILPELPHLVMHAGK
- a CDS encoding TatD family hydrolase, whose protein sequence is MDYIDPHIHMVSRTTDDYETLARMGCVAMSEPAFWAGFDRGSVESFRDYFRQLTEFEPRRAAQYGIRHFTWLCINAKEAENVSLSREIIAMIPEFLDKPNVLGIGEIGLNKNTRNESIIFLEHLELAIRYNQQILIHTPHLEDKYQGTRMILDMLMGDSRIDRSRVLVDHVEEHTIEAVLENGFWAGMTLYPVSKCTPQRAADMIEKYGPERLMANSAGDWGPSKPTAIPDLIMELKKRGHSRELIRRVVYENPVTFFSQSKPGLFQDV